The genomic stretch GATCCGAGGCGGAATTTGGAAGTCAAAACAGGAACTGGTCGATCAGATCATGGACTACATCAAGAACTATAACCAGCTCTGGGCAAAACCATTCAAGTGGACCTACACGGGAAAACCCTTGACCGTCTGATATGGATCAATTTCGTGGACGCAACACTAGACGGTATGAGCACGAAACACCACAGCGATGACCAGACAATGAACACAAAAAATACGATTCTCGTGGCCGGAGCGGCCGGCATGGTCGGCAGCGCCATTGTCCGGGCCCTGTTGGATGCGGGACACGAGAAAATCCTGGGCACCATCCACAGAACAGAGCCGGACTTCGGCCCCCAGGCCAGTGGTCGGGTTCGACTGGCGGCCCTGGATCTCATGGACCCAACCACTGTGCGCACTTTTTTCATGAACGAACGACCGCATACAGTCATCCTGGCCGCGGCGCGCGTCGGCGGCATCAAGGCCAATGCCGATTATCCGGCCGAATTCATTTACGACAATTTGATGATCGCCTGCAATGTCATTCATGCCGCGC from Deltaproteobacteria bacterium encodes the following:
- a CDS encoding NAD-dependent epimerase/dehydratase family protein, whose product is MNTKNTILVAGAAGMVGSAIVRALLDAGHEKILGTIHRTEPDFGPQASGRVRLAALDLMDPTTVRTFFMNERPHTVILAAARVGGIKANADYPAEFIYDNLMIACNVIHAAHLADVQHLLFLGSSCIYPRLAPQPMAESALLTGPLEPTNEPY